The Leopardus geoffroyi isolate Oge1 chromosome C3, O.geoffroyi_Oge1_pat1.0, whole genome shotgun sequence genomic interval GAGAAGTCATGGAAGGCGACTAGATTGTTGGGGCAAATCTGGGTCCCATTGATCTCtgtggaggaagaagggagagaagtcaGCCAGCGAGGCGGGTCGGGGGTCGGGACACACGGGGCTGGGGGCAAACacgaggaaggaagaggggaaggacgGCTGAGGGTAAGAACCCGGGCTGGCCGCTGTCAGCGTggggagtctgcttcagatctgtccatctctccccgcccctccctctccaccccctccccccactctcaaaaataaaaagaataaaataaaatacataaaaaagaaattgagttcTCTTCTCTGGGATTGGCTGACCTTGGGGAGCCGTGACCTTGGGTGCATGGGTTTACTCTAATTCATTTGCAGAACGAACTAAGTCAGAATCGATCAACCACTGTTAGCGGAAATTCACTCTGCAGAGTCCTGGAGGAAGTAAACTGCGAGCTGGACCTTCACACGTGGGTGGGACCACAGCAGGTGGAGACCTGGGGGATGGTGTTCTGATAGAGTGACCTATTCTGATAGAGTTGCAGAGGCCGCAAAGCTCACGGAGACATCCGACATCCGGGAGTAGTAAATAGCACGATGAGATGCGCCAGGGCGATAAGCTGGGCGGGTAAGCAGTGGCCACGCTGTGGTCGGCTTTCCAATGGAAACCGAGATTCCACCTCTGCTCAGATGACATCAGATATGTCACCTTCCAAATGAATTTCTTATTCTCCCTAAACCTTGCCTCTTTCATCATCATCTGTGGGGTCAGCATCATTGTTGCTGATgttgatttccttcttcctctcaaTTCCTCATCAGAGTAGCAGAAAGAGCCCCGACAGAGGTGGGTTTTCTTCCTATGACCGCTGTGACTTTGGCCTGTCACCTTACCACCCCGACATTTTGTTCAAATCCGCGAAATGGGGACAGTGGTACCTGCCCCTCACCTCCGATGAGAGAATGCCGGTGAAGGCATTTTGCAAACTGGAAAGGACGGGGCAGGTGGCAGCATTAAGATCATTGCTGAGAACGTGGTTATCACGCTGACCCAGGGCTCACTCTGCCCATTCTGTCTGTCAGCGACACGGGAGACAGGCCGGGGTAAGGGGTACCTGTGGAGGGGGTGTGATTTTTCGGACTTCAGCCTCAAAAGGCTGGTTATCTGCTAGCAGCCTGCTCTTCCATAACCCGATCGAAACCTGTGAGCCCTTTATTGAAGTATTCTTTCTGCCTGTTTTCCCGACCCATCTAGCTTTCCGGGGGTAATGCATGCCATCAGCTTACTACCTGCAGGCTAAAATTAGAGTTTCCCCTTTTCCTGAATTTGTTCTTTTGCAACCTTTGAAAAAGCCCTCCCCTagcggtacctgggtggctcagtcgggtgagcggcagacttcggctcaggccgtgacctcatggttcatgagcctgcctgggattctctctctccccctcgctctgcctctccctcacttgtgttcactctctttctctctcaaaataaataaacttaaaaaaagaaagccctcCTCCCACTTTCTGTAATTATTCCCGATGAGTGAGTGAGACTGGTCTCccattcatttgtttcaagatggTCGAAATTCAACGATCTCCCTCTCATTCTTTGGCTCGGAAACTAAGGATTGCTGATATGATTTCGGGGCTACGTCCCTTTTCCCTCGGTCCCCTTCATCCTATAGCTGCTGCGTTCCCGGTATGGACGTAGCCTGGTTTTATTCAAGGACCAGATGGGATTCTCCCTTGTTCTTAAAGCTTTCTGTTGATGGCTCTACTCAGACCTGACATGTTTGATCGAAGCAAAactgggacttccagcctcttCTTCTGGGCTGTGATTTTTATCCAAAGCCCAGGATCCTAGAAGTGCAGCTGAGGCAAATTCTGCCTGAAATGTACTATCTTATATGACTAAATAGTCCAGCCTTCCAGATAGATTCAGAAAGAGCCTTCGCACTGACATGTTTCTCTggctgccacttttttttttttttttttgccagctgCCTATCCTGAGTATGCGGCTGCCAGCCTGTGTACATCTTCAAGAGATTCTTCTAAACCTCGTTTCAGTCTTGCTATCACAGCTTCTGCGGCAGACAGGCGCAGGACATTTCAGGGCAGGCATTTAAATGTCACCGTTCTGTTTTCATGAGAATGTCCACGACTCTATTCCGTGTCAACCCTACCACCTGTAGATCCGGAGGGCAGAGGAGCTGGGGCTAacgagaagggacagaggaagacaagCTGTTACCCTCCAAGCGTGGTGCTCTAGGCACGTGATGTGAACCTACCAAATCCTCATATCGACTTGGTGACAGAAGGTCCTATTCCcattctcactttacagatgagaaaacttctGTAGAGCTGACCTCTCTCTTCAAGGTCATACAGATAGTAAGTGACACGGTCAAGATTTGAAGTCCAGTGCCAAGTCGGGTGCTTTTTggctccacctcctccccccagtGCTCCCAAGAAAGGGTTGAGGCAATAAGAACCTCCCCTTccctggctgtggctgtggccgTGGCCgcggccctgccccacccccactcactctctatgCTGTTGTTGTTGAGGTACAGGTGCTCCAGATTGTTGCTGATGGCGGGCACGCTGCTGATCTTGTTGTGGGACAGGTGGAGCACGAGCAGATTGGAGATGTTGAAGGAGTTCTTGGGCAGCCCTCTGTCTGACAGCCGGTTGTAGTTAAGGCGAATGAAGGCGAGGTTGGGGAAGCCCTTGAAGTATCCATTAGGGATGGTCTCGATCCTGTTGCTGTCCAGGTAGAGCTGGTGGATGGCCGCGGGGACCTTGGGTGGCATCTTTCTCAGGATGTTGTGGGCCAGGTTGAGTTGCATGAGGTTCTTGAGGCCCTGGAAGGTGTCGGGCTTGAAGACGCCATCACTCAGCTTGTTGTGTTGGAGATCCAGGAGCAGCAGGCTCTCTAGCTTGCTGAAGACGCCGGGTGGGATTCTGGAGATCTGGTTCTGGCTCAGCCTCAGCTGCTCCAGGTTCCGGGGCAGGGCTGATGGCACCTCTTCGAGCTGGTTCTTCTCCATGTAGAGGAAAACCAGACTGGGTAGTTTCTCCAGTACCTTCTGGTCTATCTTGCGAATTCGGTTGTTATCCAGGTTGATCCACCTCAGGCCCGTGGCGTTCTGGAAGGACTCCACGGGGAGCTCAGTTATGAAGTTGTTCTGGAGATAGAGGTAATGGATGCGGGGTGGGATGACGGGGACCTTTCGAAGGTTGCGGCTGTCACAGTAGAGGGCAGAAGGGAAGTCAGAGGGGCAGTAGCATTCCCGGGGGCAGTCAGGGAAGATAGATGGAGGgcctggtgggaggggagggggcaggtctgTAGGCTCTGATGGCTCATGGGGCTGGACAAAGCCGGGTGTGGGCCTGggtctgggcctgggcctgggcctagGTCTTGGGCGTCTTGTCAGCTGGCCTTGGGCCACTGAGGCCAAGATGAGGAGAAGTGGGAGGATCCAGCAGAGGGATGACCTCATGATCCAGGTGATGTACCTGCAGGGAGGAGACACACGAGATCATTAGCCATCTGGGCCTCCATAGTCAGGGGCCCTGTGTTGGTGGCTAGAGTTGGCCAGGATGGGTGCCAGGAGGGCTGTGGGAGGGACCTGTAGAAGCACTCTTCACTTGCCCGAATCCAGCGGATGGGAAAATAACAAGGGCTTGAGGGTCCAGGCCCCTGGCCCAGAGGCCTAGCTGCTCAGTATGTTAAGCCTGTTCTGGCAAGGGTGAGCCATCCTTACAGAAAGCACGTTGGCTGTGAATCGGGAGCTCTGGGGCTTGCTGGAGAAGACCTTAACCCTAACctacccctaacccctaaccttaaccctaaccctaacctctCTAGCACTCGGTCTCCCTATCTGCAGCAGGAGAAAATCATCCTTGTTCCTGTAAGAGGGATGTTAGGAAACATAGAGTCCTAAGCGTTCCATCTGGAAGGGTCCTTAGAGATCCCGTAATCCAGTGGTGTTCAAACTGTGCCTCTATTTCTGTGGGGCACCCCCAAGGGAGGGAGACCGAGTGGGCGGATCTGAggcaccccacctcacccccgtGCCAACCCGAGCAGTCCCTTTGTTTTCAAATCTGTTATGTATAGAGGACTGGCCAAAGCGCGTATTTGAAAGAAGAGTTGCGTTGCTAAAAATGGTTTGAAATCCACCAATCAAGCCCAGACTCCACTGTTTACAAAAATTAAGCACTGGAGGGAAGAAGCGGCTTGCCAAGCAAGGGCAGGAAGCCGTTTAACAGCAAGCCCAGGACAAAGACCCAGGTCTCCTGCCTTCCAGAGCAGGGCTCGTGGAGGtcctggaaaggaaggaaagtgcTGTAGACACGCTTGTATCTCGTGTCTGCCCCTGCTCACTCCTTATCCCTGTGCTCAGCGCTGGTCTTTGCCAGCAGGAGGCATACCAAGAATTTCTCCCCAGATGTGGAGGCTCCTATGAAAATAAACAGGGAAGGGATCAAAAGCTGTGGGGAAATCACTTTCATTTCTTCGGACATGATACTGCTGCCCCCATATCCACTGGAGTTGGTGGTTTTGAGACAGGATATGAAGAAGAACTTCCCGCTAGCCTCTGTGACATAGCGGAGTAGGTCACTGAAGGATATCTGGGGGTTGTGCTCCCAGTGGCTCTGATGACCCTTCAGAGGGAGTCACGTGGTTTGCGTCGAATTAAGCTGGAGAAAAAGCAATAGACCCGGGCTGCAGACAGAAAGTGGCAGCTCCCAcgggcttcctcccctcccctggctgggaagggggcagggaggggtttCCTGTTCCCGCCCCTCCACAGGGCCATCAGCCGTAGGACACTCCCCTCTGGTCTGCGGCCAGGGTCCCGGTTCCCACACTGCTTCCCCAGGCCCTCCTTGCTGATTCCTCACAACGCGGtggtctgtccctccccttctgggGTCTGGGGCACGGGGCACAGGCTTGCTGGGGTCCTCTGAGCTAGAGCGGGCCGCAGAGTGTCCCCAGCTGCATCTGGACCCTGGGATCCCTgcatctgttccaggcctcttgCTGTCTTTCCTTTGAGCCCACATCGGCTTAGACTCCTCCCTTGCATGCTTCTTGCTGGCTTTGCTCAAAGGAAGATGATAGAAGCCGGGCACCAGCTGCTTCATCCTGGGCCAGGTGCTCAGGAGGCACCGGGTGTGACAAGAAAtaggagagagggtgagagggcaGAGCTCACCCCTGAGGGGTGGAGGGTGTCTCCCTTcacctttcacacacacacacacacacacacacacacacacacacaggacacctagtctgctctctctctctcatgcacacacgcacacgcacacacacacacacgctcccctCTCTGCACCATACATCTATGTGTATGGTCCACATgccatgtgcgtgcgtgtgtgtccTTACATAGTACGCTGAGAATGGGACGGGAgtaaagggagggggaaggaaggaggacaggaagggaatgagggagggagggaagacagatgaGCAGGAAGGAGGCAAGAGATTGCCCTGCAGCCTCTGTTGCCCTCCACCTCCGTCCAGAGGGGTCTctccccaggcaggctcctccaAGGGGGTCCACGGGGGCCATTTCCCCGGGCCTCCTACCACAAAGAACCCCACAGTTAGATTCTTGACTTTAGCTCCAGCTGAGGATCCAACAGTCCCCAAAGGACTGGAAAGAGAAGACATTCATTGTAAACTGAACTTGAGTCTTGCTGCCGGGGCCCGTACCCCTTAATGACTGATGATTTATGAATTAACAGTTTACTAGCCCTGTGCTTTTCTTGAAAATAGCACAGTCATATGCATTTCAAGGGGGTGGTTCAAGGGtctgtatgctaaaaacaaacattttttaaagccccCAATTTCGTGACCCGTTTTGTTTTGACACGTCTTTATTTTCCAATTACCTGGAAGCTGGAAATGAGCAAAAGGCTTCCCAGCACTGGCTGCGTGGGGCTCCCTATTTCCCCTCCTTGCCCTTGTCACCCAAAGCGTCTACCTTGTCACCCAAAGCGTCTACCAGGTACTGGGCCCCGAGTCATGCAAATAAAGCTGGTCCAGAGCTTCCAGCAAAGATCGCTCTTCTCAGAGCCATTAGGAGGttttagaggaaaagttctcTGTGACTGTTCCGTGGAGAAACACTGGATGGATCTGTTCAGCAACCCTTCTCTTAGCCCCACGGCTCaaccactctgtgtgtgtgtgtgtgtgtgtgtgtgtgtgtgtgtgcgcgcgtgtgtgtgcgcgtgcccATGCTTCTTTCTTGAGAAAACAGAGCTCATTTCTAAGGCTTTTCTCTTTAGGCAACGCCTCTTCCTGCTGGAGCCTAACTGTCCAGAGGGGGAGGTCCCGACAGCTCAGCCATTGCCCCGGCAATACACAGCGATGTCCTACGTCCCCCAAAGCAGAATCTGTGTGACAGGGTGGAGGTCCCTAGACTCCAAGGGAGTCATaacccgcccccccaacccccaacaaaGCCCGAAGTCACACTTTCTTATGTTCCTGCCTTCCAGAGCCTTCTGTCCAATCAAAAACTCCCTTAGGGTGGGTCATAAGTGTGCGTGATTTTTAAATTTCGTATGCTTTTGCAAGCACACCGCCCCAGCGTTCTGGGCGTTTCGCAGCGTTCTGCTGGGCTGTGTTCACTGCTTAGTCAGTGGGCGCCTGTTAACCAGCTACAAGCACTAACCTCCCG includes:
- the LOC123586851 gene encoding prolargin, translated to MRSSLCWILPLLLILASVAQGQLTRRPRPRPRPRPRPRPTPGFVQPHEPSEPTDLPPPLPPGPPSIFPDCPRECYCPSDFPSALYCDSRNLRKVPVIPPRIHYLYLQNNFITELPVESFQNATGLRWINLDNNRIRKIDQKVLEKLPSLVFLYMEKNQLEEVPSALPRNLEQLRLSQNQISRIPPGVFSKLESLLLLDLQHNKLSDGVFKPDTFQGLKNLMQLNLAHNILRKMPPKVPAAIHQLYLDSNRIETIPNGYFKGFPNLAFIRLNYNRLSDRGLPKNSFNISNLLVLHLSHNKISSVPAISNNLEHLYLNNNSIEKINGTQICPNNLVAFHDFSSDLENVPHLRYLRLDGNHLKPPIPLDLMMCFRLLQSVVI